From Arcticibacter tournemirensis, one genomic window encodes:
- a CDS encoding MmcQ/YjbR family DNA-binding protein produces the protein MNIEEYRDFCLSLPGVIEGFPFGDDTLVMKVKGKMFSLASLNSFTFNVKCDPERAIELREQYPEVLPGYHMNKKHWNTIIPNGSADDALMREWIRDSYRLVVSKLPLKDRTGLI, from the coding sequence ATGAATATAGAAGAATACAGAGATTTCTGTCTTTCCCTTCCCGGCGTTATTGAAGGATTTCCGTTTGGCGACGACACCTTGGTAATGAAAGTCAAAGGAAAGATGTTTAGCCTTGCTTCGTTAAACTCATTTACATTTAATGTAAAATGCGATCCTGAGAGAGCTATAGAGCTGAGAGAGCAATATCCTGAAGTACTTCCCGGTTACCATATGAATAAAAAACACTGGAATACAATAATTCCCAACGGATCTGCAGACGATGCACTCATGCGGGAGTGGATTCGTGACTCTTACAGGCTCGTGGTATCCAAACTGCCGCTTAAAGACCGGACCGGTTTGATCTGA
- a CDS encoding S41 family peptidase encodes MLTLNKNLRKKILIASVGIAGLSLAFSDDYFQASKNLEIFSTLYTELNMNYVDEINSSKLMQTGIDAMLESLDPYTEFVPESEMEDYRMKYVSTQYGGIGTSIQNRNGKFIIADTFEGFPAQKADIRAGDEIIKINNVSLKNRPYELVSSMLKGPKNTPLKLLINRPGEASPIEKDIVRAEITQPNISYFGMLDNNIGYIKLDKFLENSGAEVQNALMTILKNKPTGLILDLRSNGGGILQEAVKIVNLFVASNTKVVTQKGNNQEKTYTYKTYNSPIAPTLPLAVLINNRSASASEIVAGSLQDLDRAAVIGQRSFGKGLVQQTFNLPYNSLVKVTVAKYYTPSGRCIQALDYTHRTSEGSVEKVADSLISAYKTLGGRIVYDGSGIYPDIFVKPVKYSPISQTLATRYYFFDYATKYRNEKPKPNDPRHFKLSTNEYNEFINYLSDKDYNYYTRTERLLNDLQSEADKESKMAEIKAEYEALKNKVSVSKKNDFIQFKEEIQRILENEIVSRYYFQKGRMEQSFKYDEDIKAATSVITNNSSLAAILHGEGAYKSIGKPAAGFSANIAED; translated from the coding sequence ATGCTTACACTGAATAAAAACCTCAGAAAAAAAATACTTATAGCTTCTGTGGGAATCGCCGGATTGTCTTTGGCCTTCAGCGACGATTACTTTCAGGCGTCAAAAAATCTCGAGATATTTTCTACCCTGTACACTGAGCTCAACATGAATTATGTCGACGAGATAAATTCGTCAAAGCTTATGCAAACAGGGATTGATGCCATGCTTGAAAGCCTTGATCCATACACGGAATTTGTGCCTGAATCCGAAATGGAAGATTACCGCATGAAATATGTGAGCACCCAATATGGAGGCATTGGAACGAGCATTCAGAACAGAAACGGTAAATTTATCATAGCCGACACCTTTGAAGGATTTCCCGCTCAGAAAGCAGATATTCGCGCAGGCGATGAGATTATTAAGATAAACAACGTCTCCCTAAAAAACAGACCTTACGAGCTTGTCAGTTCAATGTTAAAAGGGCCGAAAAACACACCATTGAAGCTTCTGATTAATAGACCCGGAGAGGCAAGCCCCATAGAAAAAGATATTGTTCGCGCAGAGATAACGCAACCAAATATTAGCTATTTCGGAATGCTGGATAATAATATCGGCTATATTAAGCTCGACAAGTTTCTTGAAAACTCTGGTGCAGAAGTTCAAAATGCGCTGATGACCATCCTTAAGAACAAACCAACCGGACTGATTCTCGATCTCCGCTCTAACGGAGGGGGTATCCTGCAGGAAGCTGTAAAGATTGTTAACCTTTTTGTTGCTTCCAATACGAAAGTTGTAACTCAAAAGGGCAACAACCAAGAAAAAACCTATACATATAAAACTTATAATTCCCCTATAGCGCCAACCCTTCCGCTGGCAGTACTTATAAACAATCGTTCTGCCTCGGCTTCCGAAATTGTAGCCGGGTCGCTGCAGGATCTAGACCGGGCCGCTGTTATTGGACAACGAAGCTTTGGGAAGGGACTTGTTCAGCAAACCTTTAACCTCCCCTACAACAGCCTGGTAAAGGTCACCGTTGCGAAATATTACACCCCCTCCGGAAGATGTATACAGGCATTAGATTACACACACCGTACCTCAGAAGGCAGTGTGGAGAAAGTAGCCGATTCTCTGATTTCTGCTTATAAAACGCTCGGCGGACGTATCGTTTATGATGGAAGTGGTATCTATCCCGATATTTTCGTTAAGCCTGTAAAATATAGCCCAATCTCGCAAACGCTGGCAACACGCTATTACTTTTTTGATTATGCAACTAAATATCGAAACGAGAAACCAAAACCGAATGACCCCAGGCACTTCAAGTTAAGTACAAATGAATATAACGAGTTTATAAATTATTTGTCGGATAAAGACTATAACTACTATACGAGAACAGAAAGGCTGCTCAACGACCTCCAGTCTGAAGCCGATAAAGAAAGTAAAATGGCAGAGATCAAAGCTGAATACGAAGCTCTGAAAAATAAAGTCTCTGTAAGTAAAAAGAACGACTTCATACAGTTTAAAGAAGAAATACAGCGTATCCTCGAAAATGAAATAGTATCGCGTTATTATTTCCAGAAAGGGCGAATGGAGCAGTCTTTCAAATATGATGAAGATATTAAAGCTGCTACATCCGTTATCACAAACAACTCCAGCCTGGCAGCGATACTGCATGGCGAAGGAGCCTACAAATCAATAGGAAAACCGGCAGCAGGATTCTCAGCCAATATAGCAGAAGATTGA